attgaaaatatctaGATGCTTGTCATTCCTCCTGCATTTAGTTACGAACGAGTCAATTACCTaaagattcaaatttaaaaaaatatatgatttttgttagagtggatttaaacttaaatttcaACATCAATTCATACGGgaataagttttcttttatatttactattttagctaAAAGTAAGAAGTATGTTTTAGTGTAACAAATTTTAAAGTGAGAACATGATTGTAACAATTCATGATTATTGAAGTCTCACTTCCAAGAGAGTACAAGAGATTTAAAGATCGTTAAAATCGGGTTGCAACTTATATTGACTAAATAAAAAGTTTGATATCCTTGGGgccttttgtttatttttttattataaaataacgatactaaaatgtaaaattttcatattacgTATGCCAGGCTGTATGCTGAGTGACTTCTAGGCTTTTGTTTTACGTATTATTTATTGAAGAGACAGTGGTGGTTTAGGCCTTGATATATATGCAATGATGGCCATGACTTGGCGCATGCTAATCGTGTCTGCTATGTTGGGGCAATAAGTCGAAGCTAGTGATCATTGTGAGGATGAAAATAACAAGgatttgttttttaagaagaGGGTTTGCGGTTGCAGTGGCTGCTACCAAAGAAAATGACCATTACTAGATGTCAAATTCCATCACAACGGCCTTTTGTCATTTATAAAATGGTGATAATGACGAAAAGTTGTAACTTATATGGCACAAATTGGAGTGTTTTCTCCATAGATCAAGTGCCATAACTCAAGAATTTCAACAGTGATGCTATTTGTTacgaagaaaaattgaaaaaataaatagtggTCTGACTAACTTGCTTATAATTAccatttttcatttcattttatatgaTTATACGACTTCTCGATGTTGTATTGACgacaattttcaataaaaaatcatttaagggTATATGAATTATATATGAATGATTATGTTCTTTGAATTGTAAAACTTGTGAAATAGAGAAGTTCGTGGACATACTTAATAATTTAGTTCATGAAACATTTGGTATCAACATAACTATTTACGCCAATTAAATTTAAGGGTAATGAATTAAATAGTTGCgtttaattcattaaaaatagcAGTAACTTATTAAACTATAAGCAATATTTATATCAGTGCTTTATGTGGGTGCCTTATAACCATGATAATAAAAGATTTATTGTTTTCGCTTAATCAATGATACCTGGTTTAAGTTTTAGCAACTTATTTAGAAAGAGTTTTatggtttataataattttatttcatttgaatAAGATTGTCTCTAGTAAAAAATacttacaattataaaaaaaaatcattattttttattggtttctAAGAACACgagtttttttctttcagaaatttaaaaattcaatgtgAGAGGTAATAATTTTGATGCCATATCTTGCAATTATTTTCTAATGAagacttaaataatattttgatccTTAGTGGCTACAATGAGAGTTTTGATTTTagacatttaaatatttaatttttttaagtttttgtttttattttaatctttattggcaagtaataacattaaatgattatataacAACAATATTTGTGACCTATTAACTTGTTATGTCATTAAGAAATTTGACAATTTagtcatttgtttttttaaatagtatttgtagatgaagattaaaaaacataatttataaataaaaaaaagtagatgTGACTGTTTCtttaataatattgatatgtCGTGAtgaaataatattgttatttgatgataagaactaaaaaaaatattttaaattttaaaagactaaattaaataaaacaccATTTTTACAGCaccaaaatcatatatttaataaagtaaacttattttatatatatatatatatatatatatagtaatttataattgaataataatataaacattGTTATTACATAAcctattttaaacataaatatgTGACTCGGGAGTGGTTTTATTTGGACAGGCATACTATTAAAGAGTCAAAGTTATTTGGAGCTAAGCTACCTCTGAAGCAACAAAATTCTACAAAAAAGTTGAAATTAATCACGcaataattcatattttgttGAAAGTACGATATCATACGAAGACAGTTTATCTTAATTAAGGGTTAAAATCTTATAACCAGCCATATATTCTATACTAGAATGCCATCAATGGGTCGTTAGTTTAGGCGATATATATGTCGTATTCTCCTTAATGCTCTTGGGTTCACGCCTTATGTACAAAAAATAATTCCGTTGAAAGAGTTACACCATAGTGTAGTATATAACATTTGAATGGAATAGGCCATCAActgcataaaaaaaaagaatgccaTCAACTGCAAATTTATTGCACACGTTTATACCCTGGATTGGTGGCTAGCTTGTGTCTTTTATGGTCAATATTTCCATATGGGTCTAGAGTTGGTGGAGAGTGCGGCACTGGTTTGCAGCAAAACAAcctttaatttgtaattggcaaAAGTCTTTTGTTTATGTAACGATTTGATTTTGTGTATGACAGTTAAAAGTTATTTGTTCTTGTACTTGTGCAATTGTAAATCTTATTTGTAGTAATTATAATCGTATATAGTTATGATGAAAGAATGTGGGGGGATACAAAGGTTTCAAAACATGAGATTATCAGGTGAAATGATAACAAGTGACTttaataacaactctaacttaacaaaagtaggatgcatgaaacCTTTGATGTAGTGGCCTTCCAGCTcggtttaaaatttttataagttactataataaatatattgtgtATCTCATTCCCTCATTTTTGTCTTTTGGGAATGAGCACACTGATTTGGCCCAATGTAACCATCATCCCCATCTGCCAGTATTAGCtataatttagaaattaaaagaagagCTCCATATATATGCAATGGAAGACAAGACTCTACACTACATCTATTCCAAAAGTAAATATGAAATATGACAAATCTTATGATACATACAGCAATATTACATCaagaaatgaaagtaaaaatgtTTAGCCCGCCCATATAAGTAATAAAAAGATCACATGGGAGTAGATTATATTATATCATCATCTGGTGACAACATGCATGTAACAGATATCAGATATGTTATATGTAGTGAAGATAACTAGAGTTTGATATCTGTTTGTGAAGCAAAATAGGGCTGAAGGAagacataaaaagaaataattgcaATAAGACATACTAGTTTAGGAAGCACTGAAAGAAGGAGCTACAACAACAGAAGAATAAACCTTAGAACTTCCAAATGAAATTCCACAACACCCAGAACCTTGTTCAGGAATGGAACAAACTATAGTTTCCTCAACAAGGGAGTCAAACTCGTCTCTCATCATGATCTGGTTTTTCCAAGGCACGACTGTGGAATAAAGCGATGATGAAAGTGCATGGTTCTTCATGACTGCATGCTTAAGAAGTTGGTAGGCCCTTGGATTCTTACCCAAAAGGCTGCAATCTTCTTCATGAGTGTTCATGGTTCCATGGTTTGGAAAGTTTGTTTTGGCATTTCTCCCTCTAAGAAGCCTTGCAGCACAGTCATAAGCCAGGGCAGCCTCTTCTGCTTTGTCAAAAGTTCCTAACCAAAGCCTTAGTTTCTGTGAGGAGTCCTTGATCTCAGCAATCCATCTTCCTGAAGGTCTTTGTCTCACCCCAAGAAACTTTTTCTCACTCTTGTTTGCTACTTTTGGAACCTTTATGGCTCTCTTCTTATAGGACTTGTCTATTTCAATAGGCATCAAGGGAAGATTATTCTTGTTTTGGTTTTGAGATTGGTGTGAAAATTTTGAGGGGTCTATGTTTTCCATGAgagtaggaagaaaaaaagggttGGGTTGAATTTTAGCATAGATAAGAGAAGAGGGTGAGCACTTATGACTAATAAAGCCTTTGATGTAACAATGAAGTCGATGATGAGGTAATAGCATGCTACTTGTCGGATTTGGGTTTGTTTCCTTCTCCAAAGGTTATTATACAGAAATAATTAAAGGCGAATAAAAGAGAAGAATTGTGGAATCTTATcagaaagaaatattttttaaaaggcatCTGATTCAGATTGGAAACATGTAATAGTGAGAGATTCTATAACTCCTGTTTTAAATTGTAATGGACGCATCTAAAATGTGGCATGGTTTTATAAAGCATAAATTTGAAcagtataaatatttatcagGGGGGAATTAGGCTTATTTTAGCCTTTGGATGAAGATAAACATTAGAATAAACAAAATTGTTAATGTTCAACACCAGTTCATCAGGACGGAGGAATATcctaataaaatctttttaggTCGGTACAAGCTAAATTTCAGTGGTATATCTTTATAAACTTTGACTTTTAAGTCAATATTTTCAAGAGAAAAATGAGTGTAAAGTTAAAAAATGTACCTAGAGCCTCTATGACCTATTTTATCTTATTCCTCTATGGGTTAAGACATACGCGATGAGGTTTGAGAAATGGCTCTAAGGTCAATCTTGTGAAATAAGTTATTgataatgttgatgatgttgagtTAACACATTGGCTATATTCTTAACTTTGAGTCTGAGTCCTCCAAAAGAGGCTTCAAGAACAATTAACATGCCAGTTTAGCAAGAACATGGTAAATGATTTTGACAGCTCAACAAATTAATACTATCCCTTACGGACTTATTGTAATTCCATTTTCCCAAGTTGTTTTACGTAATAATTGGACCATTTTATTACCGAGTATAGTTTCTATAGCAAGAATAAACAGAAGTCATAAAAGAAACTATGACATTACATGATTACATAGTTTTGCAATCCAACTACAACGTTTCACCGATTCATGCCTCTCCCCTGAAAAATTAATCTCCCTAAGGTTATTTTCTTGTCCGCAaaggaaaccaaaaataagaagagCAATCTTTTCTTTATACTTCTCCCACCTACTCCGGGCAACTAAACACGGATACCACATAATTAAGGAAAAATCTCAAGGTATTTTCagagttaatttaaaattttattgaacaATATTTTAAGTTCAATCCAATGACATAAAAACTTTCATTGAAAGACATTACTATTTACATATTATGTTTGTGTATTAAAAGAAACTATAAGTTATCTTCACACCATCATGATCTAGACTAATCTCCATATGACACGTTAATTATTTCTCGTAACTTGAAAATTTAGTCGTATTACAGAGGTTGATCCAGACCATAAATAGATAGGGTCCAAAACTACCTAGTATTTTCCCGTGTATTAATTCTCCTTGTTTTATGGAATTCCATACGAGGGTGGTTATCAGTTTACATGCATACGAAAATCAGGGCATGATGGTACTTTGACACCTGTTACTAGAAGGCGATTTCTTATGGAGCTATGGTTCAAGTTGCTGAAGAAAAATCCAAGGTAATGAGCTGATATAAGCAACTTTTGTTctgataaatatatttgaaaaccaAACTCTTTGGCTATCAAGTACCCTCGAGGCAAAACTCCAACAGCCTAAAAACAAACTTCACACCTCAAAAGCCCGAAAACAAACAGAACCCAcgtgtttcttttaatttcatacTCAAATTAAAAACTAGTATGGAACATTTGTCACATAATGGATGTCTTTGTTGTCATTTGTTAGTTCCTCCAAGTATGCTTTTATtctcaattataaaaatagccTCTCAATTCTGGTGCACACTGCAAATTATCAGATGAATCAGTGGGTAGTTTTCTTGTTGGATTATCTAAAGTTCTGTTTATATACATTTAAAACCCTTTGCCAATCCTgatttatatgtaaaatttaatagtaaatttttgttttgactcTGTTGAATGACCAACAATTGCAATTACTGACACATCGCTAGTATAGTATGAGGTATATCACTATATGCTATCGAGTATATTACATAAAACAACGCTAATGACCGAATCTGATAGTACAGACGCGAGAAAGGATGCAATTGGGACAGAAATCATATGGGTTGATGCCAAGCTTCAATTATACCTGCTGTTGTAAGCAAAGTTCCTTTGTCTTACTTCCCTTAAGGCTATGATATTACACAATCCACAGAAGTTAATACCAAAACCTCAAATTTCCTACTGCGAAACTctgtttatatatattgaataagcTACTTATTGCGACAAGaagaataattcaaataaaaagtacataAATCTGTGTACTAGTGGCTGGAGTCCCAGCTAATCGATCCATTTAAGAAGCCTAGAATGTTGGAATTAAATTCAATGTGTGGCAGCTTCTGCAATTATTAGaagactaaattgtaattttagtaGGAATTAAACTCAtaaccttttatttaaaaacaaataaacaaaatcattaaatacttattttttttctagttaattttttaaatattattttatatgtattagtgaagactttttttttttcaaattataaaagcttataaattaaaatgaaatacttaatatttaaagatatttatttttgttataattttttttaaaataaattattatatacaaaaattattttattttctattattattttttaaaaaattattcaatttaaaataatatttaaataatctaaaaaattaaaaatttatttccttttatagtcaaaataaaattatgtattatttatatacattgataaatttacataatttttataaattacataaaataatttatctattaatttatctaattttctttatttatataattggtattgaaaaacttatttactaaataattttcatgGTTAAAACGAAAATATTAACACGTGCGTTTCCTAAAAcattaaatgttaaaatttattaatttatataattagaataaaaataatttatatattaaattaaatttaattaatttttataatttatatattcatttatgcaattatattgatttatataattagagtaaaaataatctgtatattaaaatagttcataaaaatttatgtaaataatttatatattaatttatgaaatttaattataaattgataaaataaaaatatttaaactattcaaaataaaaatatataaaatgatataaaattaaattaaattttttttatattaaacatctttttatttataattttttataattaaaaataaattaataactcatTACTTATGATACATACAAGATAATGTTTATAAagttaactaaataaaataagtattttagtaatttattaCAATTTATCTGAATAAAAAAGGTCATGAGTTCAACTCTTATATAAGTGTCACATATGTGTCATGTTAATAACTTACATAAATTTTATGGCAACACCAATGCATCGTATCAAAGTTAATGTTTGACTTTAAACGATCAAGTAaggattaaaattgattattttgataaatataaaaactaaatgtgCTAATTTAGAAATAAGAGACCAAGATCATGAATTTGACATGAGAGAGGAccaaaactataatttaatcttatttttcccTCCTTCATCATAAGTTTTGCACTTGGAAAAAACATTATCCGAATAAGTTTTGCATTTGATTTTGCAATGTAGCattaatggattttttttccaCCAATACCcctaataaatgttattttttgaatctaatattaatattattgtgtttcatttatttaataaagttaattttataaaattatcactcTCTAtcattcatttattaattttttgtggtCTGTGTAAATAGTATAGGCTTTAATAAAGTgaaatattttagaattaaaGTTAAAAGCTTAAGggtataattattattcaaattaatgTGTAAAGACCAAAGAAGTATTTTTAATCCGCTAAGATGTGATTTTGgttgattatatttttgtcttGCTCTTTTATGTTTGCCCAATGCACTTAACATGGTCCTTCCCTCCATTAATTTCATAATGTggtgttaattttattattttattatgattaaaaattacGGAAAATTGTTATactctaaatttaattaaattttttaatacctATCAAATGCTTCAGACAAGTAATTCTTTATGGTTTTGATCTGATAGaaaatgaattgtaaaaaatataatgaaataatactaataaaattaacagtCACATTGTTATTTAATAGATAGAACAATCATTTTGAGTTTTTTcgtaaacataaaaaatcttattaaaaaaacattaaaacataaatgacctaaaaaaatgtaaaatcgtaccaaatgaaaatgatatttcaacattttttggaccgactaaattataaatattataaattaggtTTATAAACAATGAGTGATAGTTCCTATAGTAGAAGTCATGAAGACCTCTCTTCTCCCTCAACATTTGACAAACTTGGAAAGACTAACCTTCTTAATTATACAATCATTCACTTAAAATGAATTCAGTTCTAATTAATTCATATACTCTAGAAGTGTTTAATTTAACAATGCGAAATTtaatgaaatagaaataaagCAAATCTCGAGAGCTTGTGACAATTGTACAAGATTCTTAAATTCAGATGATTAATTTGTGTTATCATTGTACGCTGAGATGAAGACCCTTGATCAAGCATCACTAAGCAATTGTCTTTAAACTCGCATCAATATTTGTAACAATTTATAAATTGATTGAAGATGCATCATGCACCATATCCATGCGTCATGCGTGCATGAGAGAACGAGCAGCACAAAACGACGTTGCATAGAACTAAGGAAATGCTCTTGAGTATTGATAGTGATAGATTAATAACCTATACTCTACTCTAATCCCCTAGCTCTTCCCAGTCGTTGTCACAAGAGTAGTCGAGAACCACTAGACATTAATGCAAGCACTAAGTGATTAGTAGCTCTACGTTAATTACCATGTTCTTGTTCCACTCAATATTTGGTTGGAAacctttttatttaacaatttagaAAGAAAGAGGAGAAGACAGAGaatgatttcttcttcttttttcttctatattaggaatttcaaaagaaaaaaaaaagtgatttataatttttaattcatactaattaatttatcattgcatttagaaaaaaatatacaatatattatttagattttccttttaacatgttactagtataattttttttacgtaatttttataataactagtattttaatttatgtatcgTATAagatagaaatatttatttctatataattacatataattcataataaataaatatttttattcatatattatattgttattaaaattcataacaaataattatttacatatGAAGATTATGTTTTACATTTATAGTAAATAATTCATAGTGTggtataagattatttttaagttttttttttgtttcctacaAGTTTTTTCCTTTGGAGATAATTATATTTGAGATATAATTAAACACTAAATATGAATATTTCTTTTCCCAGAGATTTGAACCTTTTGATTTGGTTCATCACATTATGAGAGACTAATCCCTTCTAATAAATCTAAcctttgttatttttaagtttaattgtaTAGATAGTTAATTAAGAAAAGATATTTGTTTCAG
This genomic interval from Glycine max cultivar Williams 82 chromosome 5, Glycine_max_v4.0, whole genome shotgun sequence contains the following:
- the LOC100807374 gene encoding ethylene-response factor C3, with protein sequence MLLPHHRLHCYIKGFISHKCSPSSLIYAKIQPNPFFLPTLMENIDPSKFSHQSQNQNKNNLPLMPIEIDKSYKKRAIKVPKVANKSEKKFLGVRQRPSGRWIAEIKDSSQKLRLWLGTFDKAEEAALAYDCAARLLRGRNAKTNFPNHGTMNTHEEDCSLLGKNPRAYQLLKHAVMKNHALSSSLYSTVVPWKNQIMMRDEFDSLVEETIVCSIPEQGSGCCGISFGSSKVYSSVVVAPSFSAS